The Acidobacteriota bacterium genome includes a window with the following:
- the lepA gene encoding translation elongation factor 4 yields MDNVRSFCIIAHIDHGKSTLADRLIQYCGAVEDREFRDQILDSMDIERERGITIKSNTVTLDYTARDGKAYKLNLIDTPGHVDFSHEVRRSLMSCEGALLLVDASQGVEAQTVANLYLALEHDLEMVPVINKIDLPAADVDRVREEIEEDLGLDADDAVLCSAKTGEGIEEVLEAIVQRLPPPSGNPSAPLQALIFDAQYDPYRGAVLLVRVMEGTLRPGQKILLMHADKTYTVEEVGLLKINKVATEELAAGMVGYVIAGVKAVSDIAIGDTITDADESAAEPLPGYKEAKPVVFSSIYPMSTDEYPDLTKALEKLKLNDAALTYEKDSSSALGFGFRCGFLGLLHLEVVQERLRREYDLSLILSAPSVRYRVTMTDGQELWVDNPSLYPDRGSIESSEEPYIKASVMMPERYVGPVMELCRERRGENTTFNYLAVGRVELTSEMPLAEVLFDFYDRLKSVTQGYGSFDYEMLDYRPTDLVKVDILVNGEPVDALAQLVHKEKARARALHYCERLADTIPKQQFKIAIQGAVGGDIIARKTINAYRKDVTAKCYGGDITRKRKLLEKQKKGKKRMKMVGSVEIPQSAFVAVLKTDRD; encoded by the coding sequence TTGGACAACGTTCGCAGCTTTTGCATCATCGCGCACATCGATCACGGCAAGTCAACGCTTGCCGACCGGTTGATCCAGTACTGCGGTGCGGTGGAGGATCGCGAGTTCCGTGACCAGATCCTCGACTCGATGGACATCGAGCGTGAACGAGGCATCACCATCAAGTCGAACACGGTGACCCTGGATTACACGGCTCGTGATGGCAAGGCGTACAAGCTCAATCTGATCGACACTCCCGGGCACGTGGACTTCTCGCACGAGGTGCGCCGCTCGCTGATGTCGTGCGAGGGAGCATTGCTCCTGGTGGACGCATCGCAGGGCGTCGAGGCGCAGACAGTCGCCAACCTCTACCTCGCGCTCGAGCACGACCTCGAGATGGTGCCGGTCATCAACAAGATCGACCTGCCAGCGGCTGACGTCGATCGCGTCAGGGAGGAGATCGAGGAGGATCTCGGCCTCGATGCCGATGACGCCGTGCTGTGCTCGGCCAAAACTGGCGAAGGCATCGAAGAGGTCCTCGAGGCCATCGTCCAGCGATTGCCGCCGCCGAGCGGAAATCCCTCGGCGCCGTTACAGGCGCTGATCTTCGACGCCCAGTACGACCCTTATCGTGGGGCGGTACTACTGGTGCGGGTCATGGAGGGCACGCTGCGGCCCGGCCAGAAGATCCTTCTGATGCACGCCGACAAGACCTACACCGTCGAGGAAGTCGGCCTCCTGAAGATCAACAAGGTAGCGACCGAAGAATTGGCCGCGGGCATGGTTGGCTACGTCATCGCGGGGGTCAAGGCAGTGTCGGACATCGCGATCGGGGACACCATCACCGATGCGGACGAATCTGCTGCCGAGCCGCTGCCCGGCTACAAGGAGGCGAAGCCGGTGGTGTTCTCGTCGATCTACCCGATGTCGACCGACGAGTATCCCGACCTGACGAAGGCGCTGGAAAAGCTCAAGCTCAACGACGCCGCTCTGACCTACGAGAAGGACTCGTCGTCAGCCCTCGGCTTCGGTTTCCGCTGTGGTTTCCTCGGCCTTCTCCACCTCGAGGTCGTCCAGGAACGGCTTCGGCGGGAGTACGATCTGTCGCTCATCCTCTCGGCGCCCTCGGTCCGTTACCGGGTGACGATGACCGACGGCCAGGAGCTGTGGGTGGACAATCCCAGCCTCTACCCCGATCGCGGGTCCATCGAGAGTTCCGAGGAGCCGTATATCAAGGCGTCGGTCATGATGCCGGAGCGTTACGTCGGTCCGGTGATGGAGCTGTGCCGGGAGCGGCGAGGCGAGAACACGACCTTCAACTATCTCGCTGTCGGCCGGGTAGAGCTGACCTCCGAAATGCCGCTGGCCGAGGTCCTTTTCGATTTCTACGATCGCCTCAAGTCGGTGACCCAGGGCTACGGATCCTTCGACTACGAAATGCTCGATTACCGCCCGACCGATCTGGTCAAGGTCGACATCCTCGTCAACGGGGAACCGGTTGACGCGCTTGCTCAGCTGGTACACAAGGAAAAGGCCCGGGCTCGTGCACTGCATTACTGCGAAAGGCTTGCGGATACGATCCCCAAACAGCAGTTCAAGATCGCCATCCAGGGTGCGGTGGGAGGCGACATCATCGCCCGCAAAACGATCAACGCCTACCGCAAGGACGTGACCGCCAAGTGCTACGGTGGCGACATCACCCGCAAAAGAAAGCTCCTCGAAAAGCAGAAGAAGGGCAAGAAGCGGATGAAGATGGTGGGGTCGGTGGAGATCCCGCAATCCGCGTTTGTTGCCGTGTTGAAGACGGATAGAGATTGA
- a CDS encoding response regulator transcription factor, which yields MRVLIVEDEPALRQGLLDLLSAAGHEVAACEMGKDAIATGTGEAFDLVLLDLMLPDIDGVEVCRRLKRARPSLHILMLTARGSENDKVAGLEAGADDYLTKPFAVRELLARIDALGRRSAAIPADPEIIEADGCTMDLGRLVVDRGDNPASLTPREAGILRWLHRHRSRAVSRAELLERIWGSSGELQTRTVDMTIANLRQKIERDPSEPKILLTVTGVGYAWGGEEER from the coding sequence ATGCGCGTTCTCATTGTCGAGGATGAGCCCGCCCTTCGCCAAGGCCTTTTGGATCTGCTCTCGGCAGCAGGGCATGAGGTCGCGGCCTGCGAAATGGGCAAGGATGCGATCGCGACTGGAACCGGAGAGGCCTTCGATCTGGTGCTGCTCGACCTCATGCTGCCGGACATCGATGGTGTCGAGGTCTGCCGGCGTCTCAAGCGGGCGCGTCCCTCATTGCACATCCTGATGCTGACCGCTCGCGGATCCGAGAACGACAAGGTCGCCGGACTCGAGGCCGGGGCCGACGACTACCTGACCAAGCCCTTCGCAGTGCGCGAGCTCCTGGCGCGGATCGACGCTCTCGGGCGCCGCTCGGCAGCAATCCCGGCAGACCCGGAGATCATCGAAGCCGACGGCTGCACGATGGACCTCGGGCGCCTGGTGGTCGATCGTGGCGACAATCCTGCTAGCCTCACGCCCCGTGAAGCCGGGATCCTGAGGTGGCTTCATCGACACCGCTCGCGGGCGGTTTCGCGGGCCGAGCTCCTCGAACGAATATGGGGATCCTCCGGAGAACTTCAGACCCGCACCGTGGACATGACGATCGCCAATCTCCGCCAGAAGATCGAACGAGATCCCTCCGAGCCAAAGATTCTCCTGACCGTCACCGGAGTCGGCTACGCGTGGGGGGGAGAAGAAGAGCGGTGA
- the hemW gene encoding radical SAM family heme chaperone HemW, with product MTSSAPENAGLYVHVPFCTSVCPYCDFAVTIAGEERREGWVEGVISEAEMYEEIGLTFDTLYFGGGTPSSLSPEQLSRVVDALDWHLDLVRGVEIFLEANPEDVNARSAAAWRRLGVDFVSLGVQSFDDTDLGVLGRRHSAQDAFRAVDELMGAGFSTVSIDLMYGLHGRSPEHWRAQLETAVGLGTDHLSCYQLTIHPKTLLGRRVARGTVKQLEDVRLERLFFLTHEVLTEAGFEGYEVSNFASSPEHRSKHNQKYWDHSPYLGLGPSAHSFAAGRRWWNRPRLRLWQKALATREAPVEDDERPSEEQLVLETLMLGFRTSEGVDLDRLADRYAVDLMAANTEVVDRLSDSGHLLVDGARLRPTLRGLAIADTLARSFVL from the coding sequence GTGACTTCCTCGGCACCGGAGAACGCTGGCCTGTACGTTCACGTTCCATTCTGCACGTCAGTCTGCCCATATTGTGATTTTGCGGTGACGATTGCAGGTGAGGAACGGCGCGAGGGATGGGTCGAGGGCGTGATCAGTGAGGCCGAAATGTACGAGGAGATCGGGCTCACCTTCGACACCCTGTATTTCGGCGGCGGAACTCCATCTTCGTTGTCCCCGGAACAACTCTCCCGGGTCGTGGACGCGCTCGATTGGCATCTCGATCTGGTTCGCGGTGTGGAGATTTTTCTCGAGGCAAACCCGGAGGACGTGAATGCTCGGAGCGCCGCTGCCTGGCGCCGTCTCGGGGTCGATTTCGTGAGCCTCGGCGTTCAGTCATTCGACGATACCGATCTCGGCGTCCTCGGCCGCCGGCATAGTGCCCAAGATGCCTTCCGCGCCGTGGACGAGCTCATGGGGGCTGGCTTCAGCACGGTGTCGATCGACCTCATGTACGGGCTTCACGGGAGATCTCCGGAACACTGGCGAGCCCAGCTCGAGACCGCCGTCGGCCTCGGAACGGACCACCTCAGCTGCTACCAGCTCACGATTCACCCGAAGACGCTCCTCGGGCGGAGGGTGGCTCGGGGGACGGTGAAACAGCTCGAGGACGTTCGTCTGGAACGGCTCTTTTTCCTCACCCACGAAGTGTTGACCGAGGCCGGCTTCGAGGGTTACGAAGTCTCCAACTTCGCGTCGTCACCCGAGCACCGTTCGAAGCACAACCAGAAATACTGGGATCACTCTCCGTACCTCGGTTTGGGCCCCTCCGCTCACTCGTTCGCGGCCGGCCGGCGATGGTGGAACCGACCTCGACTGAGGCTCTGGCAGAAGGCACTGGCGACGCGGGAAGCACCGGTCGAGGACGACGAGCGGCCGTCGGAAGAACAGCTCGTCCTCGAGACATTGATGCTCGGCTTTCGAACCTCGGAGGGCGTCGACCTCGACCGCCTGGCGGATCGATACGCTGTTGATCTGATGGCTGCAAACACGGAGGTGGTCGATCGATTGAGCGATTCGGGCCACCTCCTGGTGGATGGCGCACGACTTCGACCAACCCTGAGAGGCCTCGCCATCGCCGACACCCTCGCGCGCTCCTTCGTCCTCTAG